In Nitrospira sp., a single genomic region encodes these proteins:
- a CDS encoding kinase — translation MIISRTPFRISFFGGGTDYPVWFKEHGGAVLATTIDKYCYISCRHLPPFFEHKTRIAYSRIEHANNNAEIEHPAVRGVLQYLKMTEGLEIHHDGDLPARTGLGSSSSFTVGLLHALYAMQHRMPTKSELAHAAIHVEQNIVKEAVGCQDQVLAAHGGLCRLTFSPTGEIGYTPLIMKPERLKQFQDHLLLYFTGFSRTASEIAKEQIERTKQRRVELFAMLQMVQEGISLLTGDHDLSEFGELLHEAWMVKRGLTSKITTPLIDQIYDAARNAGALGGKLLGAGGGGFMLIYAKPELHAKINAALPGLLQVPFQFEGSGSQIVFFQQEVPVRRAPLWNDVPTSAELEEHTVQTWKKDAA, via the coding sequence ATGATCATCAGCCGCACACCCTTTCGCATCTCCTTCTTCGGAGGCGGAACCGACTACCCCGTGTGGTTTAAAGAGCACGGCGGCGCCGTCCTCGCCACCACGATCGACAAGTATTGCTATATCTCGTGCCGCCATCTTCCGCCCTTCTTTGAACATAAGACGCGGATTGCCTACTCGCGAATCGAACATGCCAATAATAATGCCGAGATCGAGCATCCAGCCGTCCGAGGCGTCCTCCAGTATCTCAAGATGACCGAAGGTCTTGAGATTCATCATGACGGCGATCTCCCGGCCCGTACCGGACTGGGATCAAGTTCCTCGTTCACGGTGGGCCTCCTCCATGCCCTCTATGCGATGCAACATCGGATGCCGACCAAATCCGAACTGGCTCATGCGGCCATTCATGTTGAACAGAATATCGTCAAAGAAGCGGTCGGATGCCAAGATCAGGTCTTGGCTGCCCATGGCGGTCTGTGTCGGCTCACCTTCTCTCCCACCGGAGAGATCGGATACACCCCGTTGATCATGAAGCCCGAACGGCTCAAGCAATTTCAAGATCATCTGCTGCTGTATTTCACCGGCTTCTCCCGGACAGCCTCCGAGATCGCTAAAGAGCAAATTGAAAGAACTAAGCAGAGGCGGGTGGAACTATTTGCCATGCTACAGATGGTTCAGGAAGGCATATCTCTCCTGACCGGCGACCATGACCTATCAGAGTTCGGCGAACTTCTGCACGAAGCTTGGATGGTCAAGCGGGGACTAACCAGTAAAATCACCACTCCGCTCATCGATCAGATTTATGACGCCGCGAGAAATGCCGGCGCACTCGGCGGGAAACTGCTCGGTGCAGGCGGGGGAGGCTTCATGCTGATCTATGCCAAACCGGAGCTGCACGCCAAGATCAATGCAGCCTTGCCAGGCCTCTTGCAAGTTCCATTTCAGTTTGAAGGCTCGGGAAGCCAGATCGTATTTTTCCAACAGGAAGTTCCTGTCCGACGGGCCCCCCTCTGGAATGACGTGCCGACTTCTGCAGAGCTCGAAGAACATACCGTTCAGACGTGGAAGAAGGACGCCGCCTGA